CACCGGCTTGCGCTTGGTGGCGGCATAGACGAACTCACGGTGCATCTGGCTCAGCCCCAGCGGTGACAGAGCGCCGTAAAGCCCGCCCAGAACCAACACCACATAGTCACTGTCGTCGATCAGACGCTGCGCCAGCGGCATGTGATCGGCGCCGTCATCCAACGCCGTCATCCCCAAAGGCATCAGCGCCTGATTCAACAGCGGCGCCAGCACCTTCTGGCGCACCCCCAGTGGATCCGGATACCCGGTGCTGAGAAAAACCGGATGGCGTTTTTCCATCAGCGTGTTTCCTTGCGACCCCATCGCTTTCCCTGTGCCCCCTGACAATATCGCCCCTCAACCCCTGCCACCCCACGGCTGTAAGCAGCCCGTTTGTGCCCACGCGCGCTCATTCGCTGCTAAAGCAACCTCCCACAGCGACTTCGTAACCCGGAGAGTGATTCGAAGCGAACGGTTTCAGAGTTCGTGGAGAGCCGGCAAAAGGCCCCGACCCCCACCGTACCTCCTGGTATCGGCGACCCTAGCACCGATTAAAGCCCCTGCGCGAACACCCGACAAGGAACCTCTCCACAACAGCAGGCCCACGACAGTCATGGCGGGACACACCGGCCGGTTCGTGCTAGCCTGCCGGACACCGTCCATCACTAACTGTGCCGATCATGCGAACCATCGCCTTTTATAATCTGAAAGGAGGGGTGGGCAAGACCACCACGGCCATCAATGTGGCCTGGCACGCGGCCCGCTGGAAACACCGTACCCTGCTCTGGGACCTGGACCCGCAGGGCGCCGCCAGTTTCTATCTCGGTGTCGACGATGGCGCCGGCTACAAGGCGGGCGCGGTGCTCAAGGGCAAGCAGCCCATGGGCAACCTGAAGCGGGAAACCCGCTGGCCGCTGCTGGAAGCCATTCCCTCTGACCTCAGCCTGCGCAATGCCGACCTGAAACTGGCGGAGACCGGGCGCGGCCAACTGCGACAGTTGGTGGCACCGTTCGGCGAAAGCTACGAGTTAATGCTGCTGGATTGCCCGCCCACCCTGAGCCCGGTGGCCGAGAGTATTTTCTCCGCCGCCGACTACCTGGTGGTGCCGGTGATCCCGACGCACCTTTCCCTGCGCGCGCTGGAACAGGTGCGCGATTGGCTGGACAGCAAGAAGCTCAAGAACCTGGAGCTGATCCCGTTCTACAACATGGTGGACCGGCGCCGGGCCCTGCATCTGGATTTGCTGGTGAAGCGGCCGCCGATCATGCGTAACGGCCTGCAGACCTGGATCCCCTACTCCACCCATGTGGAGCAGATGGGCGATCACCGCGCACCGGTGGCGGAATTCGCCCCGCACACTCCGGCCGCCCACGCCTACCGGGCGCTGTGGTTCGAACTGCTGGATCGCATCAAGCTCTGAGCGGGGAGCAAAGCAGCCTCCCACGGAAGGGGCTGCGAAGCTACTGTAAGAGCTTGCCTTGCAAGCGAATTCCCCAACGCTGGGGGACCTGGTTGGTCAGCAGGGCTAGCTCCTGCGGCGGCGTCAAACAAAGCCAGGTGGCAAATCGAACCGGACGGTTGCAGAGCTCGTGGAGGGCCGGCGGGCAGCGTTCCAGGACCGTGCTTCTCCCACGTCCTGAAACGCTGCCCGCCGGCCCTCCTTACCTGGCAAAGAACTCCCCCCAACCCACATCTGACTTCATGTCTCCAATGTCGGCCTATTCGTTCCAGGGATCGGCCCGTTGCAGGATCGTATCCAGATCCAGACCACGCGGCAGGGTGCCGTAGTTGCGATCACCGTGCTCACCCAGACGGGAGGCGATGAAAGCCTCCGCCACGGCGCTGTTGCCAGCGGCCACCAACTGACTGGCCTGCATGGTCAGCGACAGACGGTCGACGATGTCGCGGGCACGGTATTCCGCATCCGCCATATCGGAGAACTCACCTTTCAACGCGGTCACGGCCTGGTCCAGACGACTGTCGGCGCCGGCCGCCCGGCCCAGTTCCGTGAACCACACGTCCAGTACTTTGGGCGTCTTCGCCAGAGCGCGCAGCATATCCAGCGCCTGCACATTACCGGACCCTTCCCAGATCGCGTTGATCGGCGCTTCCCGGTACAAACGCGCCATCATGAACTCCTCGATGGCGCCGTTGCCGCCCAGACATTCCATGGCCTCGTAGGCATGGAACGGGGTGCGCTTGCAGATCCAGTACTTACCCGCCGGCAGCCCCAACCGCAACAGCAGCTGTTCATGTTCGTTGTCGCTGTCCAACGCGGTGTTGTCCAGCGCCTCCCCCATGCGCATGGCGATGGCCAGGGAGCCTTCCACTTCCAATTGCAGGTCGGCGAGTACGTTGCGCATCAGCGGCTGGTCAATCAGCGTTTTGCCGAACGCGGCCCGGCCGCTGGCGTGATTGACCGCCTGCGCCACCGCCTGACGCTGCCCCGCCGAAGAGCCGATCATGCAGTCGAAGCGGGTCATCGCCACCATCTCAATGATCGCCGGCACGCCGCGCCCTTCCTCGCCAACCATCCAGCCCAGGGCTCCGCGCAGCTCGATCTCGGAGGAGGCGTTGGAGACGTTCCCCACCTTGTTTTTCAGGCGCTGCACCTGAATCGGGTTCTTGCTGCCGTCCGGCCGCCAGCGCGGCACCAGAAAACAGCTCAGGCCGTCGTCCGTCTGCGCCAGTACCAGGAAGGCGTCGCACATGGGCGCGGAGGTGAACCACTTATGGCCAATCAGTTCGTAGGCCTCGCCGGGGCCGCCAGCGCCGATCGCATAAGCGCGCGTGGTATTGGCACGCACATCGGAACCGCCCTGCTTCTCGGTCATGCCCATGCCGATGGTCAGGGATTGCTTTTCATAGTGCGGCACATTGCGCGGGTCATAACCGTTGTTGAGGATCTTCGGCAGCCATTCCTCCGCCAGGGACGGGGTCAGCCGGATCGAGGGCACCGCCGCGAAGGTCATGGTCAGCGGGCAGCCATGGCCCGCTTCCGCCTGGGCCTGCAGGTAGCTGCGCGCCGCCCGGGCCACATGGGCGCCGGGCTTGGGATCGGTCCAGGGCGCGGAATGGATGCCGCTCTCCAGCCCTAACGCCATCAGGTTGTGATAGGCCGGGTGATATTTCACCTCATCCACCCGGTAACCGTGACGGTCATGAGAGAAGAATTGCGGTTTGTTTTCGTTGGCCAGAAAGCCCCACTCGATCACCTCGGCACTGCCGGTCCTGGCACCGTGGGCGGACAATGCCGGTTCCGCCCAGCCCGCCCCGTGGCGGCGCACCGCTTCACGCAGGGCATTGTCGGTGTCATAGGCGTTGTAATCCTGCAGATCGCCGGACTGGTTGAACACCTCATGGGTGTCGGCCAGGGCTTCCACATTCAAAGCATCGTGTTGAGCATTCATGATTGACCTCCAGCGCCAACGGCGCCTGTGGTGGTGTTTTGTTGTGGTTGTCTCGATTGCGATGGCGTGGCGCCCACCGCCCGCAGGCAGAAGGCCACCATCTGATCCGGCAGGGCGGCATCCGCCAGCGGCGCCGCCAGTGGCCCCACCAGAGCTTCGGCCACCGCCCCCACCAGCGCCGCGGCGCTGGGAGCGGTGGCCTGGGGCGGCAGCTCGCCACTGGCCACGCCGTGATCCAATACATCCCGATACAGCGCCGCATAGGTGGCCCGATAATGCAGACGCTCGGCATCCACCTCCGGCTCCACCGGTTCGGCGATCAGCGCCCAGGCCAGCTTGGGCGCCGCCATGGCACGGCCGGCGAACACCCGCAACGCCTGCTCCAGACGGGCGCCGGCGCCGCCCGGCCCGGACAGTGCCCGCGCCACGGCGTCCACTTCCCGCTCGGTGGCGACACGGAACACTTCCGCCGCCAGGGTCGCCTTGTTGTCGAAATAGCGATACAGCGTGCCGACGCCAACGCCGGCGCGTTCCGCCACCGCCTGCATGGTCATGGCGGCGAAGCCCCCTTCCCGCACCAGCCTCTCGGCGGTCTGCAGCAAATTCTCCCGCTGCGCCGCCTTACGCGCCCGCACCTGAGCGGTTTCCCGGTATGCCATGATCGGAATCCTGATTCCTACTTTTAAAGAATTGAATCATGGTTCCGGGTTTGAGGCAAGGGAGGGGGTGGGGTGGGGGAACACGCCCTCTCTCGATACCATTCAGATTGTTATAGTAGAGTTAAGAAAAGCAGACGGGTCGGACATCACCACAACCATGAAACGCATCCTTTTGGTCCTTGCCTCGATCCTGTTGCTGATCCCGATCACTGTGGTTCTTGCCCTTACCATCACCCGTGATGTGCCCGGGGGGACCTACTTCCCTCAGCCCATCAACTCCAAGTTTGACTCCTATGCCGAGGTCACCTGGGCCGAGGTTGACCGCCTGTTGCCGGTAATGCGGCTCTATGGGCCGGACGGGACCAAACTGCGCAGCTATTTGATGGTGCCGTTCAAAAAAGAGGCCCTCCCGCTGCGTGGTCATGGCAAGGAGTATGTTGCCGAGACGGACGGCTCGGTTCGCTTTATTCAGGAAGAAGGCTTATTCGGTAATAGCTATCCGGACATCAAGGACGAGAGTGACCTCGATGCGCTGAAAGAGCGAAGCAAGGACAACCTCGCTACCGACATAAACGGTATCCAGGCACTGAAACTCGTCCCGGTCGAGCCAGACAACCCCGAACTCCTGCGCATCCAGGCCGAGTGGCGGGACGCGCGAAACCGGACGCAAGAAGTATTCCAGCAGCTCGCCCAGGCCAAGGTGACGCCAACATGGCAGACCTCCCACGAGGGCATGCTGTCGTTGAAGCTGCCAGAGAATTATGTTCTCAGGTATCCCGAAGCGGCGTCCGATGCCATCGCGTTCAAGGTTTGGCAGCGGCGTGGAACCGATGTCAAAGCCCACCAAATGACCCTCTTTGCCACCACCAACGAAGATAAATACCAACGACGGAAAGTGGCAAAAAACTTTTTCTCCATTCACCCCGATCACCAAAACCTCGGACACGACATCCACATCGCCCGAGAGGCAAACGGCTACTATTTTATTCAGGCCGAACGCGATATTGGCGACACTTATATCCATGCCAGGGCGGAAACACCCGATACTCAGGTAGCCAGTGATTTTATCGGGATCATCAAACAGCTGGGGACGGAAGATCTCTCCATGCAGTTGCTTTCAGGCGAGTATATCCCCTCCATGGACTCCACTATGACGCCAAAAGACTATGCGGAATTCGTGGGCTTTCTCGGGCAGCGGCTGGACCCTTTCTTCAATCCCGACGCCGATTTATTTCACGGAAGATCAAACCGTATGACGTCGCCGGATCATCCATGGAGGCTTGACTTTTTTTCCTTCGATCAAGAGGGGGCGGCGTCCATACAGATCTTTCTTCTACGTTGGGAAAGCGCCAATCCACCGGCTCTCCAGGACATCTGGCCCCATGCCCCCGCCGAAGAAGAATATGGCAAGACGGTGGCGACGGCCGGCCCGGCCTTGAAACTGCGCATCAACCCGCGGCGGAGCACTTGCAACAGCCGTTACCATTTGCCCATCACCCGGATAAACGAACATCAGGAATTGAGCTTGCTGTTCGATGTCAACTCCAACAGCCTGCCGGAGTGCCAGGAAGCGGCGGCCTGGTTCAAACAACTTGATCTGGCGGCCTTGAAAAAGGCGATTCCCGCGATCAACAACGAAACCGCTTGGCGACCCTTTTTTCAGAACGCCGCCCTCAAAAAGCCGTGACAGCCCATCCCAGCAACGCCATACCCACGACCAACCAGAGCAACGGCACTTTTCCCGACCGTAATAACAAAAAACCCACCACCACCATCGCCAAGTCTCCTCCACCGGCCACCGCCGAGCGAAAAACCGGGTCGTAGAGGGCGGCCAGCAGCAGTCCCACCACGGCGGCGTTGACGCCGGCGATCGCGCCGGCCATGGCCGGGCGGCCGGCCAGACCGCGCCAGGCGTCGGCCAGTGCCCATACCAACAGAAAGCCGGGCAGGAAAATCGCCACCGTGGCCAAAGCCGCGCCGGACCAGGGCGCCGCTGGCATCAGCAGCGCGCCCAGATAGGCGGCCAGGGAAAACATCGGGCCGGGTACCGCCTGGGCGGCGGCGTAGCCGGTCAGAAAGGCGTCGGTACCGACGCGGTCACCGACGAAGCCCTGCAGCAACGGCAACACCACATGGCCGCCGCCGAACACCAGGGCGCCGGCACTGTAGAAGTCCCGCAGCAGCCACAGGCCTCCAACCAGCGTGAACAACAGCCAGAACCCGACGAACAGCGCCAGCGGGCGCACCCTGATGGCGCCGCTTTCCAGCACCGACTCCACGGTACGCTTGAGCCGGCCGGCGCCGATCGCCGCCGCCAGCAGCAAGGCCAGCAGTTGCGTGACGATGCCCGGCCACCACCACAGCGACACCGCCGTGGCCAGTGCCAGTCCCCGGGTCAGGGTATCGGGACAAAAGCGGCGTCCCATGTTCCAGACCGCGTCGGCCACCACCACCACGGCCAGCCATTTCAGCCCCCGCACCACACCATCCAACCCGTCGCCGGCCCACTGGGCGGCGAACAGGGCCACCAATACCATGATCACGAACGACGGCAGGGTAAAACCGAGGAACGCCGCCACCGCCCCGGCCAGCCCGGCGTGATGGCGGCCGATGGCGAACCCCAACTGGCTGGAGGCCGGACCGGGGAGAAACTGGGTCAACGCCAGCAGACGGGCGAACTCGTCCTCGTCCAGCCAGCCCAGGGAGGTGACGAAACGGCGGTGGAAATACCCCACATGCGCCGCCGGACCACCGAAGCTGA
This sequence is a window from Alloalcanivorax dieselolei B5. Protein-coding genes within it:
- a CDS encoding ParA family protein, whose amino-acid sequence is MRTIAFYNLKGGVGKTTTAINVAWHAARWKHRTLLWDLDPQGAASFYLGVDDGAGYKAGAVLKGKQPMGNLKRETRWPLLEAIPSDLSLRNADLKLAETGRGQLRQLVAPFGESYELMLLDCPPTLSPVAESIFSAADYLVVPVIPTHLSLRALEQVRDWLDSKKLKNLELIPFYNMVDRRRALHLDLLVKRPPIMRNGLQTWIPYSTHVEQMGDHRAPVAEFAPHTPAAHAYRALWFELLDRIKL
- a CDS encoding acyl-CoA dehydrogenase family protein; the protein is MNAQHDALNVEALADTHEVFNQSGDLQDYNAYDTDNALREAVRRHGAGWAEPALSAHGARTGSAEVIEWGFLANENKPQFFSHDRHGYRVDEVKYHPAYHNLMALGLESGIHSAPWTDPKPGAHVARAARSYLQAQAEAGHGCPLTMTFAAVPSIRLTPSLAEEWLPKILNNGYDPRNVPHYEKQSLTIGMGMTEKQGGSDVRANTTRAYAIGAGGPGEAYELIGHKWFTSAPMCDAFLVLAQTDDGLSCFLVPRWRPDGSKNPIQVQRLKNKVGNVSNASSEIELRGALGWMVGEEGRGVPAIIEMVAMTRFDCMIGSSAGQRQAVAQAVNHASGRAAFGKTLIDQPLMRNVLADLQLEVEGSLAIAMRMGEALDNTALDSDNEHEQLLLRLGLPAGKYWICKRTPFHAYEAMECLGGNGAIEEFMMARLYREAPINAIWEGSGNVQALDMLRALAKTPKVLDVWFTELGRAAGADSRLDQAVTALKGEFSDMADAEYRARDIVDRLSLTMQASQLVAAGNSAVAEAFIASRLGEHGDRNYGTLPRGLDLDTILQRADPWNE
- a CDS encoding TetR/AcrR family transcriptional regulator is translated as MAYRETAQVRARKAAQRENLLQTAERLVREGGFAAMTMQAVAERAGVGVGTLYRYFDNKATLAAEVFRVATEREVDAVARALSGPGGAGARLEQALRVFAGRAMAAPKLAWALIAEPVEPEVDAERLHYRATYAALYRDVLDHGVASGELPPQATAPSAAALVGAVAEALVGPLAAPLADAALPDQMVAFCLRAVGATPSQSRQPQQNTTTGAVGAGGQS
- the chrA gene encoding chromate efflux transporter — translated: MQAWRVFREFFLLGWISFGGPAAHVGYFHRRFVTSLGWLDEDEFARLLALTQFLPGPASSQLGFAIGRHHAGLAGAVAAFLGFTLPSFVIMVLVALFAAQWAGDGLDGVVRGLKWLAVVVVADAVWNMGRRFCPDTLTRGLALATAVSLWWWPGIVTQLLALLLAAAIGAGRLKRTVESVLESGAIRVRPLALFVGFWLLFTLVGGLWLLRDFYSAGALVFGGGHVVLPLLQGFVGDRVGTDAFLTGYAAAQAVPGPMFSLAAYLGALLMPAAPWSGAALATVAIFLPGFLLVWALADAWRGLAGRPAMAGAIAGVNAAVVGLLLAALYDPVFRSAVAGGGDLAMVVVGFLLLRSGKVPLLWLVVGMALLGWAVTAF